In 'Nostoc azollae' 0708, the following are encoded in one genomic region:
- a CDS encoding NAD(P)H-quinone oxidoreductase subunit N, with protein sequence MALITTGNGLIRDLEKFGALGVYVPLEGGYEGRHRRRLRAAGYISLHITARGLGDVAAYLTRVHGVRPPHLGKKSTGSGAAVGEVHYLPPMISSHLEQLPPKSKGLLLWIIEGHILSNQEVEYLANLPKLEPRVKVVIERGGDRYFRWTPLEKTLLAS encoded by the coding sequence ATGGCACTAATTACCACTGGCAATGGTTTAATCCGCGATTTGGAGAAATTTGGCGCTCTGGGTGTATATGTTCCTCTGGAAGGAGGCTATGAAGGTCGGCATCGTCGGCGATTGCGGGCTGCTGGCTATATTAGCCTCCACATTACTGCCAGGGGACTAGGAGACGTTGCTGCATATTTGACAAGAGTTCATGGAGTTAGACCTCCTCATCTGGGCAAAAAAAGCACTGGTAGTGGTGCAGCTGTGGGTGAGGTGCATTATCTACCACCGATGATCAGTTCTCATCTAGAACAGCTACCACCTAAGTCTAAGGGTCTATTGCTATGGATTATTGAGGGACATATTCTTTCTAATCAGGAAGTTGAGTATTTGGCTAACTTGCCGAAGTTGGAACCACGGGTAAAAGTTGTGATTGAACGGGGTGGCGATCGCTATTTCCGTTGGACTCCTCTAGAAAAGACGCTGTTAGCTAGTTAG
- the rplC gene encoding 50S ribosomal protein L3, whose translation MSVGILGTKLGMTQIFDEAGVAIPVTVIQAGPCTVTQVKTKQTDGYCAIQVGYGVVKPKVLNRPLLGHLAKSSAPALRHLNEYRTDASGDYALGQELKADIFSAGQIVDVIGTSIGRGFAGNQKRNHFGRGPMSHGSKNHRAPGSIGAGTTPGRVYPGKRMAGRLGGTRVTIRKLTIVRLDADRNLILIKGAIPGKPGALVNIVPTNKVGR comes from the coding sequence GTGTCTGTAGGTATTCTCGGCACCAAGCTGGGCATGACCCAAATATTTGACGAAGCAGGAGTAGCCATTCCTGTTACCGTAATTCAAGCCGGTCCATGCACTGTTACACAAGTTAAAACAAAACAGACTGACGGTTATTGTGCCATTCAAGTTGGTTATGGCGTAGTAAAACCCAAGGTCTTAAACAGACCCCTGCTAGGACACTTAGCTAAATCATCAGCTCCAGCATTGCGGCACTTAAACGAGTATCGCACTGATGCCTCCGGTGATTATGCTTTAGGTCAAGAACTTAAAGCAGATATTTTTAGTGCAGGTCAGATTGTAGACGTAATCGGTACAAGTATCGGTCGCGGTTTTGCCGGCAACCAGAAGCGTAATCACTTCGGTCGTGGTCCCATGTCACATGGTTCCAAAAACCACAGAGCGCCTGGTTCCATCGGTGCTGGTACAACCCCTGGTCGTGTTTATCCCGGAAAACGGATGGCAGGACGTTTGGGAGGTACTCGAGTCACAATTCGCAAACTGACCATAGTGCGACTAGATGCAGATCGCAACTTAATCCTGATTAAGGGTGCCATTCCTGGTAAACCAGGTGCATTAGTGAATATCGTACCCACAAATAAAGTTGGTAGATAG
- the rplD gene encoding 50S ribosomal protein L4 — protein sequence MVESVVKNWQGEQVGETSFDLRVAKQETAAHIVHRALVRQMTNSRQGTASTKTRSEVRGGGRKPWRQKGTGRARAGSIRSPLWRGGGVIFGPKPRDFNLKLNRKERRLALRTAFVSRAEDLIVVEEFSNELQRPKTKDLVAALARWGAAQEQKSLLILSEIAENVLLSARNIENLKLIAADQLNVYDLLHADKIVVTPAALEKIQEVYSA from the coding sequence ATGGTTGAGAGTGTAGTTAAAAATTGGCAAGGAGAGCAAGTTGGCGAAACCAGCTTTGACTTGCGAGTTGCCAAACAAGAAACAGCGGCGCATATAGTACATCGCGCCCTCGTCAGACAAATGACCAATTCTCGCCAAGGAACAGCCAGCACAAAAACTCGTTCCGAAGTCCGTGGTGGTGGTCGCAAACCTTGGCGGCAAAAAGGAACAGGTCGCGCCCGTGCTGGTTCTATTCGTTCACCCTTATGGCGTGGTGGTGGTGTGATCTTTGGACCTAAACCGAGAGATTTCAACCTAAAGCTAAACCGTAAAGAGAGACGTTTGGCACTGCGGACAGCCTTCGTTAGTCGGGCCGAAGATTTAATTGTTGTAGAAGAATTTAGCAACGAACTACAACGACCTAAAACCAAGGACCTGGTAGCAGCATTAGCCCGTTGGGGAGCAGCACAAGAACAAAAATCCTTGTTAATTTTGTCTGAAATAGCAGAAAACGTACTTTTGTCAGCCCGCAACATAGAGAACTTAAAGCTAATTGCCGCTGACCAGTTAAATGTTTACGATTTGCTCCACGCTGACAAAATCGTTGTGACACCAGCAGCTTTAGAAAAAATTCAGGAGGTCTACAGTGCCTAA
- a CDS encoding 50S ribosomal protein L23: MPNFDPRNLADLVHRPILTEKATILMEQNKYTFEVTPKSSKPEIKAAIEDLFQVKVVKINTALPPRKQRRVGKFIGYKPQYKRAIVTVAPGDEDKIRKLLFPDV; this comes from the coding sequence GTGCCTAACTTTGACCCCCGCAACCTTGCCGACCTAGTGCATCGACCGATTCTGACAGAAAAGGCGACCATATTGATGGAGCAAAATAAATACACATTTGAAGTAACTCCAAAATCGAGCAAGCCAGAAATTAAAGCCGCAATTGAAGACTTGTTTCAAGTCAAAGTTGTAAAAATCAACACTGCCTTACCACCACGCAAACAGCGTCGCGTTGGTAAATTCATCGGTTACAAGCCCCAATACAAGCGAGCTATTGTCACCGTTGCACCTGGGGATGAAGACAAAATCAGAAAACTTCTATTCCCAGATGTCTAA
- the rplB gene encoding 50S ribosomal protein L2: MGTRSYRPYTPSTRQVTISDFAEITKTDPEKSLTESVHRPKGRNNQGRITSRRRGGGHKQLYRIIDFKRDKRDIAATVTAIEYDPNRNARIALVQYEDGEKRYMLHPNGLKVGTTIIAGVDAPFEDGNALPLSKIPLGTNVHNVEMTPGKGGQIVRAAGATAQVVAKEGNYVTLKLPSGEVRMIRRECYATIGQVGNTDARNLSAGKAGRNRWKGRRPKVRGSVMNPVDHPHGGGEGRAPIGRSGPVTPWGKPALGAKTRKRKKASTKLIVRRRRKSSKRGRGGRQS, from the coding sequence ATGGGTACTCGTTCTTATCGCCCTTATACCCCTAGTACTCGCCAAGTTACAATCTCCGACTTTGCGGAAATCACCAAAACTGACCCGGAAAAATCACTGACCGAATCAGTACATCGTCCCAAAGGTCGGAACAATCAAGGGCGGATAACCAGCCGTCGTCGGGGAGGCGGACACAAACAACTATACCGGATTATCGACTTTAAGAGAGATAAACGGGATATTGCTGCTACAGTCACAGCAATTGAATACGATCCTAACCGGAATGCGCGAATCGCCCTAGTTCAATATGAAGATGGCGAAAAGCGGTATATGTTACATCCCAATGGCTTGAAAGTCGGCACAACAATTATTGCTGGCGTTGATGCTCCCTTTGAAGATGGTAATGCCTTACCTTTATCCAAAATTCCTTTGGGTACTAACGTTCACAACGTAGAAATGACACCAGGCAAAGGCGGTCAAATTGTCCGTGCCGCTGGTGCAACAGCCCAAGTTGTGGCTAAAGAAGGTAATTATGTAACTCTCAAATTACCTTCTGGTGAAGTTCGCATGATTCGTCGTGAATGTTACGCCACCATTGGCCAAGTAGGCAACACTGACGCGAGAAACCTGAGTGCTGGTAAAGCCGGACGAAACCGCTGGAAAGGTCGTCGTCCCAAGGTTAGAGGTAGCGTCATGAACCCCGTGGATCACCCACATGGTGGTGGTGAAGGTAGAGCGCCCATTGGTAGATCCGGTCCTGTGACACCTTGGGGTAAACCAGCTTTAGGTGCGAAGACACGCAAGCGGAAAAAAGCAAGCACTAAATTAATTGTACGTCGCCGTCGTAAGTCTTCTAAGCGCGGTCGCGGTGGTCGTCAGTCTTAG
- the rpsS gene encoding 30S ribosomal protein S19: protein MGRSLKKGPFIADHLLSKIEKLNAKNEKQVIKTWSRASTILPMMVGHTIAVHNGRQHVPVFVNEQMVGHKLGEFAPTRTYRGHGKSDKKSGR from the coding sequence ATGGGTCGTTCTTTAAAAAAAGGTCCTTTCATTGCTGATCACCTACTCAGCAAAATTGAAAAGCTGAACGCTAAAAACGAAAAACAAGTAATTAAAACTTGGTCGAGAGCTTCGACAATTTTACCGATGATGGTAGGTCATACCATAGCTGTTCATAATGGTAGACAGCACGTTCCAGTTTTTGTCAATGAACAGATGGTAGGCCACAAGTTGGGAGAGTTCGCCCCGACACGCACCTACAGAGGTCATGGTAAAAGTGACAAAAAATCAGGGAGATAG
- the rplV gene encoding 50S ribosomal protein L22 — MAIDTTEVQAIARYIRISPYKVRRVLDQIRGRSYREALIILEFMPYRACEPVLKVLRSAAANAEHNEGLDRSELVITQAYADQGPVLKRFQPRAQGRAYQIRKPTCHITVAVGAGVTGK; from the coding sequence ATGGCAATTGATACTACAGAAGTTCAAGCAATCGCTCGTTATATCCGCATTTCTCCCTATAAAGTGCGTCGGGTACTCGATCAAATCCGGGGACGGTCATATCGAGAAGCACTCATCATCCTAGAATTCATGCCCTATCGCGCCTGTGAACCAGTATTAAAGGTACTAAGAAGCGCGGCTGCTAATGCAGAGCATAACGAAGGCTTAGACCGAAGCGAACTAGTTATTACTCAGGCGTATGCTGACCAAGGGCCAGTTCTAAAAAGGTTTCAACCCAGAGCGCAGGGTCGAGCTTACCAAATTCGCAAACCAACGTGTCATATAACTGTCGCTGTTGGCGCTGGTGTCACTGGCAAATAA